A single genomic interval of Oncorhynchus tshawytscha isolate Ot180627B linkage group LG15, Otsh_v2.0, whole genome shotgun sequence harbors:
- the LOC112214189 gene encoding ubiquitin carboxyl-terminal hydrolase 44 isoform X2 — translation MDRCKHVGRLRLAPDHSILNPQKWHCVDCNTTESVWACLGCAHVACGRYIEEHALQHFLQHRHPLAMEVNELYVFCYLCDDYVLNDNATGDLKLLRSTLSAIQSQRYEVTTRSGRTLRSASTPPDAPQPCGSSELQLRDEDRMFTALWHRRRALMGRVFHTWFSLTEGGKRREEEERQREEEEERRKELRERRKTLKRQLKEALESAPPRKSHRLRRASQRAAAAAAVAPRPTRTPSSVRALTAPSPAPRRAPSKQGDSPLKRRPTVTPGVTGLRNLGNTCYMNSILQVLSHLHIFRECFLRLELLASAVHGQLLVPSPGGPVSSSPLAQRRGPQVGVGLSGGASRARSMELIQPKEPSSKHISLCHELHTLFQVMWSGKWALVSPFAMLHSVWQLIPAFRGYAQQDAQEFLCELLDKVQHELESTGTHMPPAGVSTGQRHLIKQVLSVVNTIFHGQLLSQVTCLACDHRSNTVEPFWDLSLEFPERYHSNSRESAAQVSCQLTEMLAKFTETEALEGNIYACDQCNSKRRRFSSKPVILTEAQKQLMVHKLPQVLRLHLKRFRWSGRNHREKIGVHVSFDQLLNMEPYCCRDPSPKGSPCSSPTPAGSPSPKHFLYELSSVVMHHGKGFGSGHYTAYCYNKEGRFWVHCNDSKLNVCSVEEVCRAQAYILFYTQRFTQDKDRPL, via the exons ATGGACAGGTGTAAGCACGTGGGGCGGCTCAGGCTGGCCCCAGACCACTCCATCCTCAACCCCCAGAAGTGGCACTGCGTGGACTGCAACACCACAGAGTCAGTGTGGGCCTGCCTTGGCTGCGCCCACGTTGCATGCGGCCGCTACATCGAGGAGCACGCCCTGCAGCACTTCCTGCAGCATCGCCACCCGCTGGCCATGGAGGTCAACGAGCTCTATGTCTTCTGCTACTTGTGTGATGACTATGTGCTCAACGACAATGCAACGGGAGACCTCAAGCTGCTGCGCTCCACTCTCAGTGCCATCCAGAGCCAGCGCTACGAGGTCACCACGCGCTCAGGACGCACCTTGAGATCGGCTAGCACCCCGCCCGACGCCCCCCAGCCCTGCGGCTCCAGTGAACTGCAGCTGAGGGACGAGGACCGCATGTTCACGGCGCTCTGGCACCGCCGCCGGGCACTGATGGGTCGAGTGTTCCACACCTGGTTCAGCCTGACGgaaggggggaagaggagggaagaggaggagaggcagagagaggaggaggaggagaggcggaaggagttgagggagaggaggaagacattGAAGAGGCAGCTAAAGGAAGCGTTGGAGAGCGCCCCACCAAGGAAGAGCCACCGCCTGAGGAGAGCCAGTCAGAgagctgctgccgccgccgctgtCGCCCCCCGCcccacacggacac CCTCCTCTGTCCGAGCCCTGACTGCCCCCTCTCCAGCCCCCCGCCGTGCCCCCTCCAAACAGGGCGACTCGCCCCTCAAACGGCGGCCCACTGTCACTCCGGGTGTCACGGGCCTGCGTAACCTAGGCAACACATGCTACATGAACTCCATCCTGCAGGTGCTGAGCCACCTTCACATCTTCAGGGAGTGTTTCCTCCGGCTGGAGCTGCTGGCCTCGGCCGTCCACGGCCAGCTGTTGGTTCCCAGCCCCGGGGGCCCAGTGTCATCCTCCCCGCTGGCCCAGAGGAGAGGCCCCCAGGTGGGCGTTGGGCTAAGTGGGGGGGCCTCCAGAGCCCGGAGTATGGAGCTGATTCAGCCCAAGGAGCCCAGCTCCAAGCACATCTCCCTGTGTCATGAGCTGCACACACTCTTCCAGGTGATGTGGTCGGGCAAGTGGGCGTTGGTGTCGCCCTTCGCAATGCTGCACTCGGTGTGGCAGCTGATCCCAGCCTTCAGGGGCTACGCCCAGCAGGATGCCCAGGAGTTCCTGTGTGAGCTGCTTGACAAGGTGCAGCACGAGCTGGAGAGCACAGGGACTCACATGCCACCCGCTGGTGTGTCAACCGGACAGAGACATCTCATCAAGCAGGTGCTCAGCGTAGTCAACACCATCTTCCATGGTCAGCTCCTCAGCCAG GTGACGTGTCTTGCATGTGACCACCGCTCCAACACGGTAGAACCCTTCTGGGACCTATCGCTGGAGTTCCCTGAGCGTTACCACAGCAACAGCCGGGAGAGCGCAGCGCAGGTCTCGTGCCAGCTGACGGAGATGCTGGCCAAGTTCACGGAGACCGAAGCCCTGGAGGGCAACATCTACGCCTGCGACCAGTGCAACA GTAAGCGGCGGAGGTTCTCCTCCAAGCCCGTCATCCTGACTGAAGCTCAGAAACAGCTGATGGTTCACAAACTGCCTCAGGTCCTGCGCCTGCACCTCAAACGCTTCAG GTGGTCTGGGAGAAACCACAGGGAGAAGATTGGGGTCCACGTCAGCTTTGACCAGCTCCTCAACATGGAGCCATACTGCTGCAGAGACCCCTCCCCCAAGGGCTCGCCATGCTCCAGTCCCACCCCCGCTGGCTCCCCGAGCCCCAAACACTTCCTGTACGAACTGTCCTCTGTGGTGATGCATCATGGGAAGGGCTTCGGCTCTGGCCACTACACTGCCTACTGCTACAACAAAGAAGGAA ggttcTGGGTCCACTGTAATGACTCTAAGCTGAACGTGTGTtctgtggaggaggtgtgtcgcGCCCAGGCCTACATACTCTTCTACACGCAGCGCTTCACTCAGGACAAAGACAGGCCTCTATAG
- the LOC112214189 gene encoding ubiquitin carboxyl-terminal hydrolase 44 isoform X1 — protein sequence MDRCKHVGRLRLAPDHSILNPQKWHCVDCNTTESVWACLGCAHVACGRYIEEHALQHFLQHRHPLAMEVNELYVFCYLCDDYVLNDNATGDLKLLRSTLSAIQSQRYEVTTRSGRTLRSASTPPDAPQPCGSSELQLRDEDRMFTALWHRRRALMGRVFHTWFSLTEGGKRREEEERQREEEEERRKELRERRKTLKRQLKEALESAPPRKSHRLRRASQRAAAAAAVAPRPTRTRTPSTTYTPQSPLKPRPRTQSPATPTPKRMAPRRAPSKQGDSPLKRRPTVTPGVTGLRNLGNTCYMNSILQVLSHLHIFRECFLRLELLASAVHGQLLVPSPGGPVSSSPLAQRRGPQVGVGLSGGASRARSMELIQPKEPSSKHISLCHELHTLFQVMWSGKWALVSPFAMLHSVWQLIPAFRGYAQQDAQEFLCELLDKVQHELESTGTHMPPAGVSTGQRHLIKQVLSVVNTIFHGQLLSQVTCLACDHRSNTVEPFWDLSLEFPERYHSNSRESAAQVSCQLTEMLAKFTETEALEGNIYACDQCNSKRRRFSSKPVILTEAQKQLMVHKLPQVLRLHLKRFRWSGRNHREKIGVHVSFDQLLNMEPYCCRDPSPKGSPCSSPTPAGSPSPKHFLYELSSVVMHHGKGFGSGHYTAYCYNKEGRFWVHCNDSKLNVCSVEEVCRAQAYILFYTQRFTQDKDRPL from the exons ATGGACAGGTGTAAGCACGTGGGGCGGCTCAGGCTGGCCCCAGACCACTCCATCCTCAACCCCCAGAAGTGGCACTGCGTGGACTGCAACACCACAGAGTCAGTGTGGGCCTGCCTTGGCTGCGCCCACGTTGCATGCGGCCGCTACATCGAGGAGCACGCCCTGCAGCACTTCCTGCAGCATCGCCACCCGCTGGCCATGGAGGTCAACGAGCTCTATGTCTTCTGCTACTTGTGTGATGACTATGTGCTCAACGACAATGCAACGGGAGACCTCAAGCTGCTGCGCTCCACTCTCAGTGCCATCCAGAGCCAGCGCTACGAGGTCACCACGCGCTCAGGACGCACCTTGAGATCGGCTAGCACCCCGCCCGACGCCCCCCAGCCCTGCGGCTCCAGTGAACTGCAGCTGAGGGACGAGGACCGCATGTTCACGGCGCTCTGGCACCGCCGCCGGGCACTGATGGGTCGAGTGTTCCACACCTGGTTCAGCCTGACGgaaggggggaagaggagggaagaggaggagaggcagagagaggaggaggaggagaggcggaaggagttgagggagaggaggaagacattGAAGAGGCAGCTAAAGGAAGCGTTGGAGAGCGCCCCACCAAGGAAGAGCCACCGCCTGAGGAGAGCCAGTCAGAgagctgctgccgccgccgctgtCGCCCCCCGCcccacacggacacgcacacccAGCACCACTTACACACCCCAGTCTCCCCTCAAACCCCGACCAAGAACCCAGAGCCccgccacccccacccccaagagaATGG CCCCCCGCCGTGCCCCCTCCAAACAGGGCGACTCGCCCCTCAAACGGCGGCCCACTGTCACTCCGGGTGTCACGGGCCTGCGTAACCTAGGCAACACATGCTACATGAACTCCATCCTGCAGGTGCTGAGCCACCTTCACATCTTCAGGGAGTGTTTCCTCCGGCTGGAGCTGCTGGCCTCGGCCGTCCACGGCCAGCTGTTGGTTCCCAGCCCCGGGGGCCCAGTGTCATCCTCCCCGCTGGCCCAGAGGAGAGGCCCCCAGGTGGGCGTTGGGCTAAGTGGGGGGGCCTCCAGAGCCCGGAGTATGGAGCTGATTCAGCCCAAGGAGCCCAGCTCCAAGCACATCTCCCTGTGTCATGAGCTGCACACACTCTTCCAGGTGATGTGGTCGGGCAAGTGGGCGTTGGTGTCGCCCTTCGCAATGCTGCACTCGGTGTGGCAGCTGATCCCAGCCTTCAGGGGCTACGCCCAGCAGGATGCCCAGGAGTTCCTGTGTGAGCTGCTTGACAAGGTGCAGCACGAGCTGGAGAGCACAGGGACTCACATGCCACCCGCTGGTGTGTCAACCGGACAGAGACATCTCATCAAGCAGGTGCTCAGCGTAGTCAACACCATCTTCCATGGTCAGCTCCTCAGCCAG GTGACGTGTCTTGCATGTGACCACCGCTCCAACACGGTAGAACCCTTCTGGGACCTATCGCTGGAGTTCCCTGAGCGTTACCACAGCAACAGCCGGGAGAGCGCAGCGCAGGTCTCGTGCCAGCTGACGGAGATGCTGGCCAAGTTCACGGAGACCGAAGCCCTGGAGGGCAACATCTACGCCTGCGACCAGTGCAACA GTAAGCGGCGGAGGTTCTCCTCCAAGCCCGTCATCCTGACTGAAGCTCAGAAACAGCTGATGGTTCACAAACTGCCTCAGGTCCTGCGCCTGCACCTCAAACGCTTCAG GTGGTCTGGGAGAAACCACAGGGAGAAGATTGGGGTCCACGTCAGCTTTGACCAGCTCCTCAACATGGAGCCATACTGCTGCAGAGACCCCTCCCCCAAGGGCTCGCCATGCTCCAGTCCCACCCCCGCTGGCTCCCCGAGCCCCAAACACTTCCTGTACGAACTGTCCTCTGTGGTGATGCATCATGGGAAGGGCTTCGGCTCTGGCCACTACACTGCCTACTGCTACAACAAAGAAGGAA ggttcTGGGTCCACTGTAATGACTCTAAGCTGAACGTGTGTtctgtggaggaggtgtgtcgcGCCCAGGCCTACATACTCTTCTACACGCAGCGCTTCACTCAGGACAAAGACAGGCCTCTATAG